From Eriocheir sinensis breed Jianghai 21 chromosome 37, ASM2467909v1, whole genome shotgun sequence, one genomic window encodes:
- the LOC127008169 gene encoding leucine-rich repeat-containing protein 24-like, giving the protein MRPPGPLLLLLAAAATSAGDECPHICTCKWKQGKQTAECRQKNLHTLPPKIPPAMQVLDLSMNIIQRLPRRAFAKEGLTNLQRIFLRRCELVQIDNDALLELTNLVELDLSENRLRSIPSLIFRHTPELRELLLRKNSIQMIPVDAFDNLASLRTLDLSHCYISSIAARAFEPLRLLEKLKLAFNRLTELRPRLVDSLSNLHELTVHNNPWNCDCRLRKLRKWLVEKNVPYEVSPVCAEPKRIQNRTFDEMGEQEFACIPEILPNVSDIVRGAAGGNATAWCPVGGLPTPQVTWFVRDVVVHNESLLGDKGPRVFIINIARRERGSLLLLAGVRVEDSGTTIRCDATNAAGTASASFQLLVTPGSSLAFSIDKVVAVSSVVALVVFVIVVVVTVLERRRRASSAVPVKTVTVTVNGATETRLTNLPYTPSAFVGGSVVYTKDNPNLLCEGDQSSEGEAADCCTTDEESQHSMCSAGPRLGGHSRSLDGDKAALGCPFDAVWEPERVQAMLDSAAPENVMHSSLHEPLAPSCNAMVQQRLLSSSQRHLNHRLSYLPDFAPDYSAMYSFSQVGPGQTFPTPIPHYGTIPRSVKVRSCAPGVIPGDGTPPMNHQTRAWNYGSGNVTLSSQERRGSGTLLFSAPAPTPTSACLPPQPLHGHGNKLNRITARDSPDEGYQEGADV; this is encoded by the coding sequence ATGCGTCCCCCGggcccgctgctgctgctgctggccgccgccgccaccagcgcCGGCGACGAATGTCCGCATATCTGCACCTGCAAATGGAAGCAAGGGAAGCAGACAGCTGAGTGTCGCCAAAAGAATCTACACACGCTACCCCCTAAAATACCCCCGGCGATGCAGGTGCTCGACCTCTCCATGAACATCATCCAGCGGCTGCCGCGTCGAGCCTTTGCCAAGGAAGGGCTGACGAACCTGCAGAGAATCTTTCTGAGGAGGTGCGAGCTGGTGCAGATCGACAACGATGCTCTCCTCGAGTTGACCAACTTGGTGGAGCTGGACCTAAGTGAGAACCGTTTGCGAAGCATCCCCAGCCTCATCTTCCGCCACACACCTGAGCTACGAGAATTGTTGCTGCGCAAAAACTCCATCCAGATGATTCCCGTGGACGCTTTTGACAACCTGGCTTCCCTCAGGACACTTGACCTCTCCCACTGCTACATCAGCAGCATCGCCGCCCGCGCCTTCGAGCCCCTCAGATTGCTGGAAAAACTAAAGCTGGCCTTCAACCGTCTGACGGAGCTGAGGCCGCGTCTGGTGGACAGCCTAAGTAATCTGCACGAGCTGACGGTACACAACAACCCCTGGAACTGTGACTGCCGCCTCAGGAAGCTGCGGAAGTGGCTGGTGGAGAAGAACGTGCCCTACGAGGTGTCTCCTGTGTGCGCTGAGCCCAAGCGTATTCAGAACAGAACCTTCGATGAGATGGGCGAGCAGGAGTTTGCGTGCATCCCGGAAATACTGCCCAACGTGAGCGATATCGTGCGCGGGGCAGCGGGCGGAAATGCGACGGCGTGGTGCCCGGTGGGGGGGTTGCCCACGCCGCAGGTGACTTGGTTCGTGCGTGATGTTGTGGTGCACAACGAGTCCCTTCTCGGTGACAAAGGCCCGCGAGTCTTCATCATCAACATTGCGCGGCGGGAGAGAGGGAGCCTCCTGCTGCTGGCAGGCGTACGGGTTGAGGACTCCGGCACCACTATCCGCTGCGACGCAACTAACGCCGCCGGCACCGCCTCTGCGTCCTTCCAGCTGCTGGTGACGCCCGGCTCCTCCCTCGCGTTCTCCATTGACAAGGTCGTGGCCGTATCCTCGGTGGTGGCACTGGTGGtgtttgtgatagtggtggtggtgaccgtcCTGGAGCGCCGCCGCCGTGCCAGCAGTGCCGTGCCCGTCAAGACCGTCACCGTCACCGTCAACGGGGCCACGGAGACACGGCTCACCAACCTGCCCTACACACCCTCGGCCTTCGTGGGCGGCTCGGTGGTGTACACCAAGGACAACCCCAACTTGCTGTGCGAGGGGGACCAGTCTTCTGAAGGCGAGGCGGCAGACTGCTGCACCACGGACGAGGAGAGTCAGCACTCCATGTGCAGCGCCGGGCCACGACTCGGGGGTCACAGCCGCAGCCTGGATGGCGACAAGGCTGCTCTGGGCTGTCCCTTCGACGCTGTGTGGGAACCGGAGCGCGTGCAGGCCATGCTGGACTCCGCGGCACCCGAAAACGTAATGCACTCCTCGCTGCACGAACCGCTGGCGCCAAGCTGTAACGCCATGGTGCAGCAGCGGTTGTTGTCCTCCTCGCAGCGACACCTCAACCACCGGCTGTCCTACCTGCCGGACTTCGCGCCAGACTACTCGGCGATGTACTCCTTCAGCCAGGTTGGGCCCGGCCAGACCTTCCCTACACCCATCCCACACTACGGCACCATCCCACGCTCTGTCAAGGTGAGATCATGCGCCCCCGGGGTCATCCCCGGGGACGGCACGCCCCCCATGAACCACCAAACGCGGGCGTGGAACTACGGGTCCGGGAACGTCACTCTGTCGTCGCAAGAGCGGCGGGGCAGCGGCACCTTGCTGTTCTCTGCCCCCGCACCGACGCCCACCAGTGCCTGTCTGCCGCCGCAGCCCCTCCACGGCCACGGCAACAAACTGAACCGCATCACCGCGCGAGACTCCCCGGACGAAGGCTACCAGGAAGGGGCAGACGTCTAG